AAATCTTATCTTTAATATTAACCATAAGGTTAAACTATATGGTTGAAATTGTTTTTAATCAATAATAAATAGTCTAATTATTTACAAAAAGTACCTTTATGGTAGAATAACGCTAATTAAGTAAGGAGATTTAATGAAGATTAATAAAAAAATACTCAGTTGGAGCCTTTATGACTGGGCTAATAGTGCTTTTGCTACAACAGTATTAGCCGGATTTTTCCCAACTTTTTTTAGATCATATTGGTCCACAGGGGATAGTGTAGATACTACCTTCTATTTAGGACTTGCAAGTTCTATATCATCCCTAGTAGTTGCAGTATTAGCCCCATTTTTAGGAGCAATAGCTGATAAAACTTCAACTAAAAGAAAGTTTTTACTATTTTTTAGTTTTATAGGAATAATAATGACTGGGTCTCTATCCCTTATTCAATCTGGGAATTGGCCTATGGCCCTTATGTTTTTTATATTAGCATCAATTGGTTGGTCTGGTGGTAATCTCTTTTATGACTCTTTAATAATTGGGGTTGCAGAACAGGATGAGAAGATGTGTGATGACGTCTCTGCTTTAGGTTTTAGTCTAGGGTATATAGGAGGAGGTCTACTGTTTTTAATAAATGTATTAATGTTTAAATTTCCAGAATCTTTTGGATTTCCCAATGGGATTGTTGCAGTAAAAGCATCCTTTTTATCTGTAGCTATCTGGTGGGCCATCTTTTCTATTCCACTTTTTATATTTGTTAAAGAGCCTAAAGTAGATAAGAAGTTATCAATTTTAGGAGCTATCAAAGCAGGTCTAAGTCAATTGAAAACTACTTTTAAGGAGATTCAAAAACTTAAGGTTGTATTTACTTTTTTATTAGCCTATTTTTTCTATATAGATGGTGTTGATACAATAATCAAAATGTCTGTAAATTATGGCGCTAGTTTAGGGTTTAAATCCGAATCCTTAATTGTTGCCCTTCTAATAACCCAGTTTATAGCTTTTCCTGCAGTACTTATCTTTAATATGATAGGTAGAAAAGTTGGGGTGAAAAACTCACTTTATGGTGCTATTTTTGCCTACTCTCTTATTACAATTGCTGGTCTTTTTATGCAAAACGAGACACATTTTTATATTTTAGCAATTTTTATTGGCCTTTTCCAAGGTGGAGTTCAGGCTGCAAGTAGAAGCTATTTTACTAGGCTTATACCAAAGGATAAGGCTGGGGAGTTTTTTGGCTTCTATAATATGTTAGGTAAGTCAGCTGCTATTCTTGGACCATTTTTAGTCGCTATTGTAACTAAATTAACCGGTAGTAATCGAGTAGGGATGATTTCTATTTTATTACTATTTATTTTAGGTTTTATTTTCCTTAAAAGAGTTAATACAGAGAAGGGGAAAGAGTTAGCACAGATTTTGTAATAACCTACCTGGAAGGTAGGTAATCGGTAAAAAAATATTTATTTCCTTTCTTGATAAATATTTTAGTGATAAAATTACTCTATTCATAGGAGGAATTATGTCAAGAAAATATTTAGTTGTAGGAGGGGTCGCTGGAGGTGCATCTGCCGCTGCCCGACTTAGACGGCATAGTGAAGAGGATCAAGTAGTTATATTTGAAAAAGGACCCCACGTTTCATTTTCAAATTGTAGTTTGCCTTACTATTTAAGTGGACTTGTTGAAAACTCTGAAGAGTTGGTAATGATGAATCCAGAAAAGTTTAAAAAACAGTACAATATTGATGTAAGAACAGAAAATGAAGTTTTATCAATTGATAGAAAATCAAAATCTGTAACTGTTAAAGACTTAAAAACTGGTAAGAATTACACAGAAACATATGATAAACTTATACTTTCTCCAGGTGGAAAACCTATTGTCCCTCCCATTCCAGGAATTGAGAATGCAAACTGTTATACCATTAGAAATGTAGTTGATATTGTTAAACTAGGGGATGCTCTTAAGGGGGCACCAAAAAAAGTTTCTGTAATTGGTGGTGGTTTTATTGGAATTGAGACTGTAGAAAACCTAAAAGAGGCAGGTCATAGTGTCACTTTAGTTGAAGCTATGCCACAAATTCTAAGAATCTTAGATGAAGATATGGTTCAGATTCTTCATAAGGAAATCTATGATCATGGTGTAAATTTAATTGTTGGCGATAAAGTATCTGCCTTTGATAAAAGTAATGTAATATTAGAATCAGGAAGAAGGGTCGAAAGTGATGTAGTTGTTTTAGCTATTGGGGTTCAACCTGAAACTGATCTTGCTAAAGGTGCCAATTTAGATCTAGGGAAAACAGGTGCCATGAAGGTAGACCAGAATTTTAA
Above is a genomic segment from Thiospirochaeta perfilievii containing:
- a CDS encoding MFS transporter, with amino-acid sequence MKINKKILSWSLYDWANSAFATTVLAGFFPTFFRSYWSTGDSVDTTFYLGLASSISSLVVAVLAPFLGAIADKTSTKRKFLLFFSFIGIIMTGSLSLIQSGNWPMALMFFILASIGWSGGNLFYDSLIIGVAEQDEKMCDDVSALGFSLGYIGGGLLFLINVLMFKFPESFGFPNGIVAVKASFLSVAIWWAIFSIPLFIFVKEPKVDKKLSILGAIKAGLSQLKTTFKEIQKLKVVFTFLLAYFFYIDGVDTIIKMSVNYGASLGFKSESLIVALLITQFIAFPAVLIFNMIGRKVGVKNSLYGAIFAYSLITIAGLFMQNETHFYILAIFIGLFQGGVQAASRSYFTRLIPKDKAGEFFGFYNMLGKSAAILGPFLVAIVTKLTGSNRVGMISILLLFILGFIFLKRVNTEKGKELAQIL